From the genome of Metarhizium brunneum chromosome 4, complete sequence, one region includes:
- the FIP1 gene encoding Pre-mRNA polyadenylation factor FIP1: protein MNSDLSEHEMEMDEGDDDLYEPEEPKVEQHDKKRTVSKTEELEEGEEEDESGAMDEDDDDSDIDIITERKDGTTAAPPTQSKYSDIRNIPQRSTSGDSPAKPAPTKREDEPKSLNNVASVAAPSADQTSAAASKSTIDVNANPVYPAAGKAITQVNIDEDLPDNEKPWRKPGTDISDYFNYGFDEFTWALYAAKQESLRGEFGADAFASNNKKMMEDFNSMMMMGGMGMPGSGNAGGTSMQGMDGMPPEMQAMMQQMMASGMDPSQMDPSQMSAMFSGMQNGGAGPGAQGNQGQNFGGGFGGNQGGYGYEQGMSAGGGGRGGFSGGRGRRGRW from the exons CCTCTACGAGCCGGAGGAGCCTAAGGTCGAACAACACGACAAGAAACGCACAGTCTCAAAGACCGAGGAGCTtgaggagggagaggaggaggatgagagTGGTGCAAtggacgaagatgacgatgattcT GACATTGACATTATCACGGAGAGAAAAGACGGCACTACAGCAGCGCCTCCAAC ACAATCCAAATACAGCGATATCAGGAATATTCCCCAGCGGTCGACGTCTGGCGATTCACCAGCAAAGCCAGCCCCGACAAAACGGGAAGACGAGCCAAAGTCACTTAACAATGTAGCAAGTGTCGCGGCACCGAGCGCTGATCAGACATCCGCAGCTGCGTCCAAATCCACGATTGACGTCAACGCAAATCCAGTGTATCCCGCCGCAGGAAAGGCCATAACACAAGTGAACATTGACGAAG ATCTTCCTGACAACGAAAAGCCATGGAGAAAGCCGGGTACCGATATCAGCGACTACTTCAACTACGGTTTTGATGAATTCACCTGGGCTTTGTATGCGGCGAAACAAGAGAGTCTTCGAGGGGAGTTTGGGGCTGACGCATTTGCATCAAACAACAAAAAGATGATGGAGGATTTCAACagcatgatgatgatgggagGCATGGGCATGCCAGGCAGTGGTAATGCGGGAGGAACATCTATGCAAGGCATGGATGGGATGCCTCCGGAGATGCAAGCGATGATGCAAcagatgatggcgtcggGCATGGACCCATCTCAGATGGACCCCAGTCAAATGAGCGCCATGTTTTCGGGTATGCAGAATGGTGGTGCAGGTCCTGGGGCACAGGGAAACCAAGGACAGAACTTTGGCGGTGGTTTTGGCGGTAATCAAGGAGGGTATGGCTATGAGCAAGGCATGTCAGCTGGAGGCGGGGGACGAGGCGGTTTCAGTGGCGGACGGGGTCGCAGAGGACGTTGGTAG